The Roseofilum casamattae BLCC-M143 genome segment CGTTTGCCCAAGTGCTCGAAGATGCCTTGGGTAATTATTTTGACCGTAAAGCGGCGGGGACTGCGAAAGAAAATGGCGAAACTTTCCTCGTCATTACCGATGGTATCGACGGCCCGGAAGAGAAAAAGGCAACCATAGAATTAATTCGCGGTGCGGCGAGTAAGATCGATCGCGATGAAGAGTTAGCCATTTCCTTTATTCAAGTGGGGAAAGACCCCAAGGTCACCGAGTTCCTCAAAGCTCTCGACGATCGCATGGTGGAAATTGGCGCGAAATTCGATATCGTCGATACCGTTATCATGGAAGAGATGCAGTCGATGACGTTAAAGGATGTATTAGTTAACGCCATTGATGATTGATCTTTAGATCTTTAAATTAGGGGAGTGGGCGTCAAACTCCCCTGAGTTACGGAAGCAAGAGATATCATGAGTTCTATTGACGATTTGCTGAATGAGTTGCGAGCGGGACATCAGGAGAAAGGTCACGAGAGTGGGGACAATCCGCCTGCTTCATCAGCTCCCGGAAACACGGCAGACAATACCGATAATTTGTTAGACGACTTGCGCTCCCAGTTTACCTCCCAACCCACTCCGTCTCCAGCTCCGGAAACTGACTTGGATGCCATTAAACAGCAATTTCGCCCCCAAGCCACTCCTCCTTCTCCAGAAGCAGATAGCAGCCTGGACGAGCTGAAACAACGCTATCAACAGAACCAGGAGCAAGCGAAGACACAGTCTAAGGGAGTTAATCCAGATTTAGAGCAAGTTCGTTTGAAAGCCGTGCAACTGCGATCGCAACGAGAGGCCGAGAACGTCGCCGCAGAGCAAACTGACGATATACTGAGTAATATGCGCGATCGCTTTATTCAAGATAGAGCCGTTGCTCGCCAGAAAGCCGAAGCTGCCAAAGAAGAAGAACGACAGCGACAAGAGCAGCGCCGAGCGCTGAAACCTCGCGCGCGCAAATGGCTAGAAGAACTCGATCCTTATTCCGACGAAGGCTATTGGTTCGACCAATTTGCCCAAAGTTATAGCGATCGCCTGGAAGCTGCATTAGACTATTTGCAGGCTATGGGCGATCGTTGATAATACTAACTTGATGAAAAAGACAAGAATCTCTCCCATCAGATTGAGTGTGTTTAAATACTCGTCATTGCGATCGCAGGGAAGCAATCGCTAAGTCTTCGAGGTTAAAGAGATTGCTTCATTCCACTGCGCTACATTCGCAATGACTTATTATAACTAATTGGGCGCACTTGAGATCGTTCGCTTATGCGCTTTTCCGTTTGCCAGTGGCAAGTTTACCCAAACCCACCAAACCGAACAGAGCTAAACCACCGACAGTACCTGGTTCGGGAACAGATTCGAGATCGGTTCTAAAACTTGCACCAACATGAACCACTTTTCCGGGACTATAGGAATAAAGTTGTTCGTGGATTTCAATAGTGCGGTTGCCACCATTTTCATTGAGAACGTGCGTTCCAACTGGAGCAGAGGAAGTATATAGTCCTTGTAAGTTATCGGTAAAGAAATCAGAACCAACTTCTTCTGGCTCGAAGAAGAGATCGCCGACAAAAGAAGCATTAGAGCTGATACCATAA includes the following:
- a CDS encoding salt stress protein, Slr1339 family → MSSIDDLLNELRAGHQEKGHESGDNPPASSAPGNTADNTDNLLDDLRSQFTSQPTPSPAPETDLDAIKQQFRPQATPPSPEADSSLDELKQRYQQNQEQAKTQSKGVNPDLEQVRLKAVQLRSQREAENVAAEQTDDILSNMRDRFIQDRAVARQKAEAAKEEERQRQEQRRALKPRARKWLEELDPYSDEGYWFDQFAQSYSDRLEAALDYLQAMGDR
- a CDS encoding VWA domain-containing protein; its protein translation is MIRNRDYTLIIDKSNSMSLQDQPGNRSRWKVAEESTLAVAQKCEELDDDGITVYLFAANFRRYDNVTAGKVAQIFQENTPSGTTAFAQVLEDALGNYFDRKAAGTAKENGETFLVITDGIDGPEEKKATIELIRGAASKIDRDEELAISFIQVGKDPKVTEFLKALDDRMVEIGAKFDIVDTVIMEEMQSMTLKDVLVNAIDD